Proteins found in one Panicum hallii strain FIL2 chromosome 4, PHallii_v3.1, whole genome shotgun sequence genomic segment:
- the LOC112888527 gene encoding receptor-like protein EIX2, producing MESIMRLSLLPLLLLLLVATETTAASRCIVKERSVLLDLKATFKDPHGLLQSWRGLNCCSWYGVTCDNKTGHIIKLDLHNNNFSNEYALTGDISPSLVNLTHLEYFDLHGNDFGGASIPEFIGSLMNLRHLDLSFAGFGGKIPPRLGNLLKLNYLDISFPNGTFIVRSNSSVDNLLWLSRLSSLAFLDMSWWNLSAASDWLESLNMLTSIQELRLINTSIPPIELNSLSQPKFTVLNKIDLSDNNLNSTFPYWLTSKQTVSYISLGRCGLHGSIPEAVGNLTALTELLLYQNSLEGAIPVSIGRLCNLQVLDLSNNNLAGDIDNLGKATDGCLNQLYLMNLRNNNLSGSIPGWLGSLKELFSVDLSNNSLSGPVPSNIGQLKRLDKLDISYNFLQGVLSEEHLANLSELSTLVLSSNSLKISVGTNWLPPFQLFELSLHSCPLELQLPQWLRTQTKLHTLDLHDTGTIGPLPDWLWASLTSLVRLDLSNNLLTGTLPATLVHMKSLYYLKLDSNKLEGQVPNMPRSIRLLDLSRNSFSGPLPHSLGGNDSRFVFLSENSLNGSIPLYFCEMELLSIIDLSNNRLSGGLPNCWKHDTRLFMLDFSNNHLEGEIPSTIGSLNSLGSLNLNRNKLSGVLPFSLSSCSRLVLLDLGENQLEGSIPAWIGDNLQLLIILRLRSNQFSGNIPAELSLLQGLRVLDLANNNLSGPLPQSIGNFTKMASHQSKYSTSSFMTVTNGGYIVSINVSLYITMKGEERIYSRILYLMKSIDLSDNDLSGEIPVEIGALVELKNLNL from the coding sequence ATGGAGAGCATCATGCGCCTTTCACTGCTTCCATTGTTGCTCCTTTTGCTAGTAGCCACCGAAACCACAGCAGCAAGCAGGTGTATTGTAAAAGAAAGGAGCGTGCTACTCGACTTGAAGGCCACCTTCAAAGATCCTCATGGTCTACTGCAATCATGGAGGGGTCTAAATTGTTGCAGCTGGTATGGTGTAACATGTGACAACAAGACTGGACACATCATCAAGCTCGACCTCCACAACAATAACTTCAGCAATGAGTATGCTCTTACAGGTGACATCAGCCCATCATTGGTTAATTTGACTCACCTAGAGTACTTTGATCTTCATGGTAATGATTTTGGTGGTGCAAGTATCCCTGAGTTCATTGGATCATTAATGAACCTTAGGCATCTTGACTTGTCCTTTGCTGGCTTTGGTGGGAAAATTCCCCCACGGCTTGGAAACTTGTTGAAGCTGAATTACCTTGATATTAGTTTCCCTAATGGAACCTTTATTGTTCGTTCCAATAGCTCTGTTGACAACCTTCTTTGGCTGTCTCGGCTTTCTTCACTGGCTTTTCTTGACATGTCATGGTGGAACCTTTCTGCTGCTTCAGACTGGCTCGAGTCACTAAACATGCTTACCTCCATTCAGGAGCTTCGTTTGATTAATACTAGTATTCCTCCCATTGAACTCAATTCTCTATCCCAGCCCAAGTTCACAGTTCTTAATAAAATTGACCTGTCAGACAACAACCTCAACTCTACCTTCCCATATTGGTTAACCAGCAAACAAACTGTGTCATATATTAGCTTGGGTCGCTGTGGACTTCATGGATCAATTCCTGAAGCTGTGGGGAATTTAACTGCCCTAACTGAGCTCCTTTTGTACCAGAACAGTCTGGAAGGAGCAATTCCAGTATCGATTGGTAGATTGTGCAACTTGCAGGTGCTGGATTTGTCCAACAACAATCTTGCTGGTGATATTGATAATCTGGGGAAGGCCACGGACGGATGCTTGAATCAACTATATTTGATGAACTTGAGGAATAATAATCTATCTGGAAGTATACCTGGATGGCTCGGATCCTTAAAAGAACTCTTCTCAGTTGACCTAAGCAATAATTCGCTGTCAGGTCCTGTTCCTTCCAATATTGGTCAGCTCAAAAGATTAGATAAACTGGACATTTCTTACAATTTTCTCCAAGGAGTCTTGTCTGAAGAGCACCTAGCCAATCTATCCGAGCTGTCTACCCTTGTTCTATCGTCTAACTCTTTGAAGATTTCTGTTGGCACAAACTGGCTTCCACCATTTCAGCTGTTTGAACTTAGTTTACATTCCTGCCCACTAGAGTTGCAGCTCCCACAGTGGCTTCGGACTCAGACCAAGTTGCACACTTTAGATTTGCACGACACAGGAACTATAGGCCCTTTGCCTGATTGGCTTTGGGCTTCGTTGACATCTCTCGTTAGATTGGATCTCTCCAACAACCTGCTCACAGGCACGCTACCAGCCACTCTAGTGCATATGAAGTCACTTTATTACTTGAAgctggattccaacaaattagAAGGTCAAGTCCCTAATATGCCAAGAAGTATTAGATTGCTGGATCTCTCGAGAAATTCTTTCTCTGGACCACTGCCCCACAGTTTAGGAGGCAATGACTCACGCTTTGTTTTCTTGTCAGAGAATAGTCTAAATGGAAGCATACCTTTGTACTTCTGTGAGATGGAACTGTTATCAATAATTGACCTTTCAAACAACAGATTATCAGGTGGACTCCCTAATTGCTGGAAGCATGACACAAGATTATTTATGCTGGACTTCTCAAACAATCACCTCGAGGGAGAAATACCCTCAACCATTGGCTCTCTTAATTCACTTGGTTCCTTGAATTTGAACAGGAACAAACTCTCTGGGGTGTTACCCTTCTCTCTAAGCTCATGCAGCCGTTTAGTTTTACTTGATCTTGGAGAGAATCAGTTGGAGGGTTCCATACCTGCATGGATAGGAGATAATCTGCAACTCCTCATAATCCTTAGACTTCGATCAAATCAGTTCTCTGGAAATATTCCTGCTGAATTGTCACTACTCCAAGGCCTTCGAGTGTTGGATCTTGCTAACAACAACCTTTCAGGGCCCCTGCCACAAAGTATTGGAAACTTCACTAAGATGGCTTCACATCAGTCAAAATACAGTACATCGTCATTCATGACTGTCACTAATGGTGGTTATATCGTGAGTATCAATGTTAGTCTATACATTACAATGAAAGGAGAAGAAAGAATCTATTCTAGGATCCTTTATCTTATGAAGAGCATTGACCTTTCTGACAATGACCTATCAGGAGAAATTCCTGTTGAAATTGGAGCTCTTGTGGAACTCAAGAATCTGAATCTATGA